The Syngnathus typhle isolate RoL2023-S1 ecotype Sweden linkage group LG3, RoL_Styp_1.0, whole genome shotgun sequence genome window below encodes:
- the elfn2a gene encoding extracellular leucine-rich repeat and fibronectin type III domain containing 2a: MAARYFLLLPALLLLRSASVVSGDCWLIEGDKGYVWLAICSQNQPPYETIPQHINSTVHDLRLNENKLKAVLLTSMYRFTNLTDLNLTKNEISYIEDGAFAGQANLQVLQLGYNKLSNLTEGMLRGLGRMQCLFLQHNLMEVIAANAFWESPSLSSLDLSSNKLARLDPSTFTVLNRLLVCELAGNPFHCGCELYTFLTWLEAFNNVTHTYDRLQCETPRELNSYPLLGPSPGHGRNARVILSSRCQDGVIISPSGPELDGSGMGLDNPDHPGLYHRPSFSSTPDPTYNHQISMKLQSVSLFGASVVVQIPRPYSKMYVMSQYNRTFVADVMPLKNKREVVPLEKLRPHTNYTYCVASVGKSQRYNHTCLSFTTRAVGPADPRGNPSTTTHYIMTILGCLFGMVIVLGCVYYCLRRRRIQEEKVKALSVKKTILEMRYGPEAAAAVANDPAAMQRLQDPGHHQPHHLGGSAASKLPPSASSSTGMLHGSANTTSSRLSALPQVEKLASAFSEATGAKGSYMDVRTAGGGGEAREAEMGAAAGDLVLDTRGNGAENGADAAEDSDDDRGSASEISTIAKEVDKVNQIINNCIDALKLDAAENASALAQPQPPVCMAPHPRNLLPLASGDQVMASSPKVHPKSHPQAHPQLQQKHLPPSMAPVPLVVPLSERPGISGGGFLSPPYRDPPPANAVRPLQRQLSADTAAAAAAGKNRSGGAVKSGRVLAVDEKRSDPPKYPSEKSSPARSGGGGGVINGGGVNMNGGGMACSNGSGGRGGPSGLQQQHHLEVQPDYHSSEHRHSFPALYYEGGGGGGGDSESPSPAQKASFLKPRGRSRREAAAAYSQLSPARHHHHYNSGYSSSPEYSSESTLRIWERFRPYKKSPREEASYMAAGHALRKKVQFAKDEDLHDILDYWKGVSAQQKL; the protein is encoded by the exons ATGGCGGCACGCTACTTCCTGCTCCTGCCGGCGTTACTGCTCCTGCGGTCAGCCAGCGTGGTCAGCGGAGACTGCTGGCTCATCGAGGGGGACAAAGGCTACGTTTGGCTGGCGATCTGCAGTCAGAACCAGCCTCCTTACGAAACCATCCCTCAGCACATCAACAGCACG GTTCACGACCTTAGACTGAACGAGAACAAGCTGAAGGCCGTCCTCCTCACCTCCATGTACCGCTTCACCAACCTGACCGACCTCAACCTCACCAAAAACGAGATCAGCTACATCGAGGACGGGGCCTTTGCCGGACAGGCCAACCTCCAG GTTCTCCAGCTGGGTTACAACAAGCTGAGCAACCTGACGGAGGGCATGCTCCGAGGCCTGGGTCGGATGCAGTGCCTCTTCCTTCAGCACAACCTCATGGAGGTCATTGCCGCCAATGCCTTCTGGGAGAGCCCCAGCCTCAGTAGCCTGGACCTGTCCTCCAACAAGCTGGCCCGTCTGGACCCGTCCACCTTCACCGTCCTCAACCGGCTGCTGGTGTGCGAGCTGGCCGGGAACCCCTTCCACTGCGGTTGCGAGCTGTACACGTTCCTCACCTGGCTGGAAGCCTTCAACAACGTCACGCACACCTACGACCGGCTGCAGTGCGAGACGCCCCGCGAACTCAATAGCTACCCCCTTCTGGGCCCCTCGCCGGGACACGGGAGGAACGCCCGAGTCATCCTTTCCAGCAGGTGCCAAGACGGCGTGATCATTTCGCCCAGCGGGCCGGAGCTGGACGGCTCCGGCATGGGTTTGGACAACCCGGACCACCCCGGGCTGTACCACCGGCCGAGCTTTTCCTCCACCCCGGACCCGACCTACAACCACCAGATCTCCATGAAGCTCCAGAGCGTGTCGCTCTTCGGCGCCTCGGTGGTGGTGCAGATCCCGCGACCCTACAGCAAGATGTACGTCATGTCGCAATACAACCGCACCTTTGTGGCCGACGTCATGCCCCTGAAGAACAAGAGGGAGGTGGTGCCCTTGGAGAAACTGCGGCCGCACACCAACTACACCTACTGCGTCGCTTCGGTGGGCAAATCCCAGCGCTACAATCACACTTGCCTGTCCTTCACCACCCGGGCCGTGGGACCGGCGGATCCCCGCGGCAACCCTTCCACCACCACGCACTACATCATGACCATTCTGGGTTGTCTCTTCGGTATGGTCATCGTTTTGGGCTGCGTCTACTACTGCCTCCGACGACGACGCATCCAAGAGGAGAAGGTTAAAGCCTTGAGTGTGAAGAAAACCATTCTGGAGATGAG gTACGGCCCCGAGGCGGCAGCGGCCGTGGCCAATGACCCGGCCGCCATGCAGCGCCTCCAAGATCCGGGCCACCACCAGCCGCACCACTTGGGAGGGTCGGCGGCAAGCAAGCTCCCCCCGTCAGCCTCCTCCAGCACGGGCATGCTCCACGGCTCGGCCAACACCACGTCCTCCCGCCTCTCGGCATTGCCGCAAGTGGAGAAGCTGGCCAGCGCCTTCTCTGAGGCCACGGGCGCCAAGGGGAGCTACATGGACGTCAGGACTGCGGGAGGGGGCGGCGAGGCCAGAGAGGCGGAGATGGGAGCGGCGGCCGGGGACCTTGTTTTGGACACGCGAGGCAACGGAGCTGAAAACGGGGCCGACGCGGCGGAGGATTCCGACGACGACCGCGGCTCGGCGTCGGAGATCTCCACCATCGCCAAGGAGGTGGACAAGGTGAACCAGATCATCAACAACTGCATCGACGCCCTCAAACTGGACGCTGCGGAGAACGCGAGCGCCCTGGCCCAGCCGCAGCCTCCGGTTTGCATGGCGCCCCATCCGCGCAACCTCCTGCCCCTGGCTTCGGGAGATCAAGTCATGGCCTCTTCCCCCAAGGTGCATCCCAAGTCCCATCCTCAAGCTCATCCTCAGCTCCAGCAGAAGCACCTTCCTCCCTCCATGGCGCCGGTGCCCCTGGTGGTGCCCCTGTCGGAACGACCGGGTATCAGCGGCGGAGGCTTCCTCTCCCCTCCGTACCGTGACCCGCCCCCGGCCAACGCCGTGCGGCCGCTTCAGAGGCAGTTGAGCgccgacaccgcggcggcggcggcggcgggcaagAATCGCTCCGGCGGAGCGGTCAAGAGCGGCCGGGTGTTGGCTGTGGATGAGAAGCGGAGCGACCCGCCCAAGTACCCGTCGGAAAAAAGCAGCCCGGCGCGTAGcggaggagggggcggggtgaTCAACGGCGGCGGGGTGAACATGAATGGCGGTGGCATGGCATGTAGTAACGGAAGTGGAGGTCGAGGTGGGCCGTCTGgtctgcagcagcagcaccacctgGAGGTTCAGCCCGATTACCACAGCTCAGAACACCGCCATTCCTTCCCCGCGCTCTACTACgagggtggcggcggcggcggcggcgacagcGAGTCGCCCTCGCCGGCCCAGAAGGCGTCCTTCCTCAAACCACGAGGGCGCTCCAGGCGGGAGGCCGCGGCGGCCTACTCGCAGCTGTCGCCCGCCCGCCACCACCATCACTACAACTCGGGGTACTCCTCCAGTCCCGAGTACTCGTCGGAGAGCACACTGCGGATCTGGGAGCGATTTCGCCCGTATAAGAAGAGCCCCCGCGAGGAGGCGTCCTACATGGCGGCGGGCCACGCTCTGCGCAAGAAGGTGCAGTTCGCCAAAGACGAGGACCTTCATGACATTTTGGACTACTGGAAGGGCGTTTCCGCGCAGCAGAAGCTGTGA